The Phycisphaeraceae bacterium genome has a window encoding:
- a CDS encoding glycogen debranching enzyme N-terminal domain-containing protein, whose amino-acid sequence MTFFIDHPNPPDHLHTEWLLTNGLGGYAMGTVLGVNTRRYHGLLVASMKPPVERVVALHSMIEQLVIPREDGSEEVIDLSTQMFVDADGEPMLHPQGWRRLVRFELAWTGATWTYQIGEGRLTRVMRWHPDQEIGISYIGYRLPPCRLRLRPMIALRDFHQLMTTRRDFGVSRCDGSVRIELEDTSLSIFNPVPKQFVAAAWRDDACWWDRFAYVVERDRGQDWVEDVYSPGFFEAVLPAQTRLQPGPAVSLGFRIDSLDARSPSGGSRSHPHRRRFARQDERQANARNLLLAAADDFVVQRVNEQAARPSIIAGYPWFADWGRDAMIALPGLLLSTGRLDEARDVLLTFAQHMKHGLIPNRFDDDGGEPHYNTVDASLWFVHAVWMLRSHQPSAISPELLTACRAVIHAYRAGIRFEEPRAGHHGSRINIGVTRDGLVSAGDETTQLTWMDAARDGVVFTPRYGLAVEVNALWHHAIRCLADMVETDREREGLIEYAGQTAIAFQMHFWWGEKACLHDVLSLRPPRPPAPEYVPDGSYRFPALAGAESRQPSAVSRQANESASTGEQENRRTEVRGQKSAISNDPRQPTTDNAASSDLVWTPDGKLRPNQIFAVSLPYSPLTREQQRLVVECVRRRFLTPYGLRTLDRADPDYHPRYEGTLFQRDAAYHNGTVWPWLIGPYGEAVLRVSDFSDKAKREVRSLLQPLLDETMRTTGAACLGQIAEVYDGDPPHRPSGCPAQAWSVAEVLRLLAMVEPA is encoded by the coding sequence ATGACGTTCTTCATCGACCACCCCAACCCACCCGACCACCTGCACACCGAGTGGCTGCTCACCAACGGGCTGGGCGGCTACGCGATGGGCACGGTGCTGGGCGTCAACACCCGGCGCTATCACGGCCTGCTGGTGGCGTCGATGAAGCCGCCTGTCGAGCGCGTGGTCGCGCTTCATTCGATGATCGAGCAACTGGTGATCCCGCGTGAGGATGGGTCGGAGGAGGTGATCGACCTTTCGACGCAGATGTTCGTCGACGCTGACGGCGAGCCGATGCTGCATCCGCAGGGATGGAGGCGGCTGGTGCGGTTCGAGCTTGCGTGGACCGGCGCGACATGGACGTACCAGATCGGCGAAGGGCGGCTGACGCGTGTGATGCGGTGGCATCCGGATCAGGAGATCGGGATCAGCTACATCGGATATCGCCTGCCGCCGTGCCGACTGCGTCTGCGCCCGATGATCGCGTTGCGTGACTTTCATCAACTGATGACGACACGCCGCGACTTCGGCGTAAGCCGCTGCGACGGCAGCGTGCGGATCGAACTGGAAGACACGTCGCTCTCGATTTTCAACCCCGTGCCGAAACAGTTCGTGGCGGCGGCATGGCGGGACGACGCCTGTTGGTGGGATCGGTTCGCGTACGTTGTCGAACGGGATCGCGGCCAGGACTGGGTGGAGGATGTGTATTCCCCGGGTTTCTTTGAGGCGGTGCTGCCGGCGCAGACACGGCTCCAACCGGGGCCAGCCGTGTCGCTGGGGTTCCGTATCGACTCGTTGGATGCCCGCAGCCCATCAGGCGGAAGTCGCTCTCATCCTCACCGAAGGCGGTTCGCCCGGCAGGATGAGCGACAGGCCAACGCTCGGAACCTGCTGCTCGCAGCGGCGGACGATTTCGTCGTCCAGCGCGTGAATGAACAGGCGGCGCGGCCGAGCATCATCGCCGGATACCCCTGGTTCGCCGACTGGGGACGCGACGCCATGATCGCCCTGCCGGGTCTGCTGCTTTCGACAGGCCGCCTCGATGAAGCACGCGACGTGCTGCTCACCTTCGCGCAGCACATGAAGCACGGGCTGATCCCCAACCGCTTCGACGATGACGGCGGCGAGCCGCACTACAACACCGTGGATGCATCGCTGTGGTTCGTGCACGCGGTGTGGATGCTCAGAAGCCATCAGCCGTCAGCCATCAGCCCCGAACTCCTCACCGCCTGCCGCGCGGTCATCCACGCCTACCGTGCGGGCATCCGATTCGAGGAACCCCGCGCGGGTCATCACGGCTCGCGCATCAACATCGGCGTCACGCGCGACGGTCTGGTCAGCGCAGGCGATGAGACCACGCAACTGACCTGGATGGACGCGGCCCGCGACGGCGTGGTCTTCACCCCGCGGTACGGGCTGGCTGTCGAAGTCAACGCCCTTTGGCATCACGCCATCCGCTGCCTGGCCGACATGGTTGAAACCGATCGCGAGCGCGAGGGGCTCATTGAATACGCGGGCCAGACCGCGATCGCCTTTCAGATGCACTTCTGGTGGGGTGAGAAGGCATGCCTGCACGATGTGCTGTCGCTCCGCCCGCCCCGGCCGCCCGCGCCTGAGTATGTGCCGGACGGGTCGTATCGGTTTCCCGCTCTGGCGGGGGCGGAGAGCCGTCAGCCATCAGCCGTCAGTCGTCAGGCGAATGAGAGCGCGAGCACAGGAGAACAGGAGAACAGGCGCACCGAAGTCAGAGGTCAGAAGTCAGCGATCAGCAACGACCCCCGACAGCCCACGACTGACAACGCCGCCTCCTCGGACCTGGTCTGGACGCCCGATGGCAAACTGCGCCCCAACCAGATCTTCGCGGTCTCGCTGCCCTACTCGCCGCTCACGCGCGAGCAGCAGCGGCTGGTGGTCGAGTGCGTGCGGCGTCGCTTCCTCACCCCCTACGGGCTGCGCACGCTCGACCGGGCCGACCCAGACTACCACCCGCGCTACGAGGGTACGCTCTTTCAGCGCGACGCCGCCTACCACAACGGTACGGTCTGGCCGTGGCTCATCGGGCCGTACGGCGAGGCGGTGCTGCGCGTGAGCGACTTCTCGGACAAGGCGAAACGCGAAGTGCGGTCACTGCTTCAGCCCCTGCTTGACGAGACCATGCGCACGACCGGCGCCGCCTGCCTGGGCCAGATCGCCGAGGTGTACGACGGCGACCCGCCTCACCGGCCCTCCGGCTGTCCCGCCCAGGCCTGGAGCGTGGCGGAAGTGCTGCGGCTGCTGGCGATGGTCGAGCCGGCGTAA
- a CDS encoding exo-alpha-sialidase, with amino-acid sequence MATRLLVSTRKGLFTVDRSASGWKVTRERFFGDHVVIAAHDPRDGAIYAALNHGHFGNKLHRSDDAGETFIEIATPAYPPMPEGEQEVAHPFTGKVIPWKLRMIWSIEPGAASQPGRLWCGTLPGGLFISNDHGQTWSLVDDLWRRPERKEWFGGGFDEAGIHSICIDPRNPAHVIVGISCGGAWRTENDGGNWTISAKGMRAEYMPPERAYEENSQDPHIVVRCAGQPDKLWSQHHNGIFRTVDNARTWTEVTGVQPSVFGFACAVHPTNGDIAWFVPAQKDEKRVPVRGQVVVTRTTDGGRSFDTLRKGLPQEFAYDLVFRHALDVDESGQRLAFGSTTGSLWTSEDGGDSWQTVSTHLPPIYAVRFIKE; translated from the coding sequence ATGGCCACGCGCCTGCTTGTCTCGACCCGCAAGGGTCTCTTCACCGTCGATCGGAGCGCATCGGGTTGGAAGGTAACCCGCGAGCGATTCTTCGGCGATCATGTCGTCATCGCCGCGCACGACCCGCGCGACGGCGCCATCTACGCCGCCCTCAATCACGGACACTTCGGCAACAAGCTGCACCGGTCGGATGATGCCGGCGAGACGTTCATCGAGATCGCCACGCCCGCCTACCCGCCCATGCCCGAAGGCGAGCAGGAAGTCGCTCACCCCTTCACCGGCAAGGTTATTCCGTGGAAGCTGCGCATGATCTGGTCGATCGAGCCCGGCGCGGCCTCGCAGCCCGGTCGGCTCTGGTGCGGCACGCTGCCCGGCGGACTGTTCATCTCCAACGACCACGGGCAGACCTGGTCGCTGGTGGACGACCTCTGGCGCCGGCCCGAACGGAAGGAATGGTTCGGCGGCGGGTTCGACGAGGCCGGCATTCACTCCATCTGCATCGACCCGCGCAACCCGGCTCACGTGATCGTGGGCATCTCCTGCGGCGGGGCGTGGCGCACCGAGAACGATGGCGGAAACTGGACCATCTCCGCCAAGGGCATGCGCGCCGAGTACATGCCCCCGGAAAGGGCCTACGAGGAAAACTCGCAGGATCCGCACATCGTCGTGCGCTGTGCCGGTCAGCCCGACAAACTCTGGTCGCAGCACCACAACGGCATCTTCCGCACCGTGGACAACGCACGCACGTGGACGGAGGTTACGGGCGTGCAGCCGTCGGTCTTCGGCTTCGCGTGTGCTGTCCATCCGACCAACGGCGACATCGCCTGGTTTGTGCCCGCGCAGAAGGATGAAAAGCGCGTGCCGGTGCGCGGGCAGGTGGTGGTGACGCGCACCACCGATGGCGGGAGATCGTTCGACACGCTGCGGAAAGGGCTGCCGCAGGAGTTCGCCTACGACCTGGTCTTCCGCCACGCGCTGGACGTGGATGAATCGGGCCAGCGGCTCGCCTTCGGCTCCACCACCGGCTCCCTGTGGACCAGCGAAGACGGCGGCGACTCGTGGCAGACCGTCTCCACGCATCTGCCGCCCATCTACGCCGTGCGGTTCATCAAGGAGTGA
- a CDS encoding sigma-70 family RNA polymerase sigma factor — protein MADTDPFQGEPPQMDGHATPAPAESPRAPRMEALVRLWHAHRRWVAAVVYAHKPRDVEVDDLLQDVAMRLVRNMHLLHDPDAVRPWLRTVAINVARSAGRRTRARSRVVTFVDGEKAQQIASDEPQERRPHDRTASERGRRALELASGLPPHYREPLLLSIRGLSQKQVADILGEPVTTIETRLIRARRMLRDELLAEEKASEPGVAVVKPGAAASAA, from the coding sequence ATGGCTGACACCGATCCCTTCCAGGGCGAGCCCCCGCAGATGGACGGGCACGCCACGCCGGCTCCAGCCGAAAGCCCCCGTGCCCCACGCATGGAGGCGCTGGTGCGGCTGTGGCACGCCCATCGCCGGTGGGTGGCGGCCGTGGTCTACGCCCACAAGCCCAGGGATGTGGAGGTGGATGACCTGCTTCAGGATGTGGCCATGCGACTGGTTCGCAACATGCATCTGCTTCACGATCCCGACGCGGTGCGCCCCTGGCTGCGGACAGTGGCCATCAACGTGGCCCGCAGCGCGGGGCGCCGCACGCGGGCGCGGTCGCGGGTGGTGACGTTCGTGGACGGCGAGAAGGCGCAGCAGATCGCGTCCGACGAGCCGCAGGAACGTCGCCCGCATGACCGCACGGCCAGCGAACGTGGTCGGCGTGCGCTGGAGCTGGCCTCGGGCCTGCCGCCGCACTATCGCGAGCCGTTGCTCCTGAGCATCCGCGGGCTGTCGCAGAAGCAGGTGGCGGACATCCTGGGCGAGCCGGTGACGACCATCGAGACGCGCCTGATCCGCGCCAGGCGAATGCTGCGCGACGAACTGCTGGCGGAGGAGAAGGCGTCGGAACCTGGCGTGGCCGTGGTGAAACCGGGCGCCGCCGCCAGCGCCGCCTGA
- a CDS encoding succinylglutamate desuccinylase/aspartoacylase family protein codes for MRYSFLKIHSASDLSRRRLPVMEAHSGAPGPVVWLTACAHGDEVGGLVVIQEIFKRLRKHPLQRGSLHAFPMMNPLGFEVGTRQIAASEEDLNRSFPGSPTGTLAERIADRIFSTIMTSRPAAVIDLHNDWIHSIPYAVVDPLPPEAPAEVASLALRLASSSGFLIIRDDDHLRRTLPFALMTRGVPSITIELGEAYVVNEKNVDFGVQSVWSMLGHLGVIDPPQPPFVWDGPAHAMGRVLPYTARPYASMSGVLRFLVRPGAVVKPGQPVARVYNAFGKLQETINAPSEAVVLGHADSSVAFPGAPVMAFGRMDDGQATA; via the coding sequence ATGCGGTATTCGTTCCTCAAGATTCACTCAGCGTCAGACCTGTCGCGCCGCCGCCTTCCGGTGATGGAGGCCCACTCGGGCGCCCCCGGCCCCGTCGTGTGGCTGACCGCCTGTGCCCACGGCGACGAGGTCGGCGGGCTGGTGGTCATCCAGGAAATCTTCAAGCGTCTGCGCAAGCACCCGCTGCAGCGCGGCTCGCTCCATGCCTTTCCCATGATGAATCCGCTGGGCTTCGAGGTCGGCACCCGCCAGATCGCCGCCAGCGAGGAGGACCTCAACCGCTCCTTTCCCGGCAGCCCGACGGGCACGCTGGCGGAACGAATTGCGGATCGCATTTTCTCGACCATCATGACCAGCAGGCCCGCCGCGGTGATCGACCTGCACAACGACTGGATTCACTCGATCCCCTACGCGGTGGTGGACCCCCTGCCGCCTGAGGCGCCGGCCGAGGTGGCGTCGCTGGCGCTGCGGCTGGCCTCGTCGAGCGGATTCCTCATCATCCGCGATGACGACCACCTGCGTCGAACGCTGCCTTTCGCGCTGATGACGCGAGGCGTGCCGTCCATCACCATCGAACTGGGCGAGGCCTACGTTGTCAACGAGAAGAACGTGGACTTCGGCGTGCAATCGGTGTGGTCGATGCTGGGACATCTGGGCGTGATCGACCCACCCCAGCCGCCCTTCGTGTGGGACGGCCCGGCCCACGCCATGGGCCGGGTTCTGCCTTACACCGCGCGTCCTTACGCCAGCATGAGCGGCGTGCTGCGGTTTCTCGTCCGACCCGGCGCGGTGGTGAAGCCCGGCCAGCCGGTGGCCCGCGTCTACAACGCCTTCGGCAAACTGCAGGAGACCATCAACGCGCCGAGCGAGGCCGTGGTGCTGGGCCACGCGGATTCATCGGTGGCCTTTCCCGGCGCACCGGTGATGGCCTTCGGGCGCATGGATGACGGGCAGGCGACGGCATGA
- a CDS encoding PDZ domain-containing protein — translation MSHLLFVPLAAAAVAVTSDPVSPCPTQSGDGPRVIRVSPEQAARWMGLDSESRLFVASAVADEFQPAVFRRAMLPEPMVWRAASLRPQDVVVKRDGQSVTRSKRVIVVTDESGELKVVDENGQVQAFRDGKPVPPERIKRQDGKIIIMDENGQVLREVSVGAGGTKVRMGDVGAVLKMENMPEGAVLEGVLKMENLPEGAFKVLGLGANPKPRIGVSMGPVDPALAEHLGIDAQGSFVITSVEDGLPAAKAGLQKNDIVVRVNEGTAEPDRLREIVSGSEQGDEIRIRVLRKGEPKDVVVRVENVADTNHPILRLDALDGKLGDIEGRILRLMPEGAQKLREFRVKVDGDRDVDFDFDFDVDLDHDADFDVQFDQDFMRHFDAMKEFDIQIEGVPQEALQKLRERMKAGGARLKDTFDHETILDLQKQMHGAQEHILRFMGEQGDWRERIHKSIQEALQSNLADKVDDATRRAIEQKVREALDQAGKAGERFTHEWRPVERGVMTFELAPSKEGGQVMILPEAATRVGIAARPAVTIEHRLEALEARLAKLEALLEKLGRDRQPLP, via the coding sequence ATGTCCCATCTCTTGTTTGTTCCCTTGGCCGCCGCCGCGGTGGCGGTCACGTCCGACCCGGTGTCCCCGTGTCCGACTCAGTCGGGCGACGGCCCGCGGGTGATCCGCGTCTCGCCGGAGCAGGCGGCCCGCTGGATGGGGCTGGACTCCGAGTCGCGCCTGTTCGTCGCTTCCGCGGTGGCGGACGAGTTTCAGCCGGCGGTCTTCCGCCGGGCGATGCTCCCCGAGCCGATGGTCTGGCGTGCGGCGTCGCTCCGTCCCCAGGACGTGGTCGTCAAGCGCGACGGGCAGTCCGTCACCCGGTCGAAGCGCGTGATCGTCGTCACCGACGAGAGCGGCGAGCTCAAGGTGGTGGACGAAAACGGCCAGGTGCAGGCGTTCCGCGACGGCAAGCCCGTGCCCCCCGAGCGCATCAAGCGGCAGGACGGCAAGATCATCATCATGGATGAGAACGGCCAGGTGCTGCGTGAAGTGAGCGTCGGAGCGGGCGGCACGAAGGTTCGGATGGGCGACGTGGGGGCCGTCCTGAAGATGGAGAACATGCCCGAGGGCGCCGTTCTCGAAGGCGTGCTGAAGATGGAGAATCTTCCCGAGGGCGCGTTCAAGGTGCTGGGGCTGGGTGCGAATCCCAAGCCGCGCATCGGCGTGTCGATGGGTCCGGTCGATCCGGCGCTGGCGGAGCACCTTGGCATCGACGCACAGGGCTCGTTCGTCATCACCTCGGTGGAGGACGGGCTGCCCGCCGCCAAGGCCGGGTTGCAGAAGAACGACATCGTGGTGCGCGTGAACGAGGGGACGGCGGAGCCGGACCGTCTGCGCGAGATTGTGTCGGGCAGCGAGCAGGGCGATGAGATCCGCATCCGCGTTCTGCGCAAGGGCGAGCCGAAGGACGTGGTCGTCAGGGTGGAGAATGTCGCCGACACGAACCACCCCATCCTGCGGCTGGACGCGCTGGACGGCAAGCTGGGCGACATCGAGGGCCGCATCCTGCGACTGATGCCGGAAGGCGCGCAGAAACTCCGCGAGTTCCGCGTCAAGGTGGATGGCGACCGTGATGTCGACTTCGACTTTGATTTCGACGTGGATCTCGATCATGACGCGGACTTCGACGTGCAGTTCGATCAGGATTTCATGCGGCACTTCGACGCGATGAAGGAGTTCGACATTCAGATCGAAGGCGTTCCGCAGGAAGCGCTTCAGAAGCTGCGTGAGCGGATGAAGGCGGGCGGCGCTCGCCTGAAGGACACCTTCGACCACGAAACGATCCTCGACCTGCAGAAGCAGATGCACGGCGCCCAGGAGCACATCCTGCGCTTCATGGGCGAGCAGGGCGACTGGCGCGAGCGCATCCACAAGTCGATTCAGGAGGCCCTTCAGAGCAACCTGGCCGACAAGGTGGATGACGCGACGCGACGGGCCATCGAGCAGAAGGTGCGCGAAGCCCTGGACCAGGCGGGCAAGGCCGGCGAGCGCTTCACCCACGAGTGGAGGCCCGTCGAGAGGGGCGTGATGACCTTCGAACTGGCGCCCAGCAAGGAAGGGGGCCAGGTGATGATTCTGCCCGAGGCGGCGACCCGCGTGGGGATCGCGGCTCGTCCCGCCGTGACCATCGAGCATCGGCTGGAGGCGCTGGAGGCGCGACTGGCCAAGCTTGAAGCCCTGCTGGAGAAACTCGGACGCGACAGGCAGCCCCTGCCCTGA
- a CDS encoding MoaD/ThiS family protein produces the protein MPTLRFTENIQRHVPCPTRQVSGATVRAALDAYFADNVRARGYVLDEVGSLRQHMVIFVDGRLIADRRTQSDPVDPASVIDVMQALSGG, from the coding sequence GTGCCAACCTTGCGCTTCACCGAGAACATTCAGCGGCATGTCCCCTGCCCGACCAGGCAGGTGAGTGGCGCGACCGTGCGGGCCGCGCTGGACGCCTACTTCGCCGACAACGTCCGTGCTCGCGGCTACGTGCTGGATGAGGTCGGCTCGCTCCGTCAGCACATGGTGATATTCGTCGATGGACGCCTGATCGCGGATCGTCGGACCCAATCCGACCCGGTTGACCCCGCCAGCGTGATCGACGTGATGCAGGCGCTGTCGGGGGGGTAA